ggccccccaaatttaactttttttttttttttttttggttttgggtcacacctggcagcgctcaagggttactcctggcttcacgcacagatatcgctcctggcaggcttgggggaccatatgggatgccaggatacgaatcaatgaccttctgcatgaaaggcaaacgccttacctccacgcccccaaatttaacttttttttatgggggggccacacccggcagtgctcaggggttactcctggctgtctgctcagaaatagctcctggcaggcacgggggaccatatgggacgccgggattcaaaccaacaacctttggtcctggatcggctgcttgcaaggcaaacgccgctgtgctatctctctgggccccaaatttaacatttttaattaaagaaattttattttctgtttgggtgccacacacacctggcagtgctcagggctgactcctggctctacactcagaattcattcctggcagggctcaggggaagcTTCTGAGATGCTGGAGAGAGAACCTGATGGGCCACGCATGCCAAGACTTCCCTATTTTATCTCCCGTCACTCAGGCACCCCCAGCTGCTAGCCTGTCCTGCTTCCTGCAGGGACTCTCCCTGGCCACCCTTGTGGTCTCTGGAGATGGGGGAGTGTTGGTCACCTCTCAGTTGGGCTGGGATTCCTCCAGTCCCTGTGCTCACCAGAACCCTCTCTCACTCAGGGCAGGTACGTGGCACGACTGGAAGAGCTTCGCACAGCTCTGGAGAGCTCCTCCTTCTTCAAGACTCATGAGGTGTGAACCCATGCTGGGCTTGGGGGGAACAACACAGATTGGAGGAACCATACAAGTTAGGGGGGCGGTATGACCAGGTAGCTTTGGGGCCCCAGAAGAAACCTGTTACAGCCAAAGCTAGAAAAGGGTGGGAggcagggtattttttttttaattttttttttttttttggtttttgggccacacccggcggtgctcaggggttactcctggctgtttgctcagaaatagctcctggcaggcacgggggaccacatgggacaccgggatttgaaccaaccacctttggtcctgactcacgccgctgcgctatctctctgggcctggcagggttgtttttgtttgtttttttttccggGAAAGTcacactctggtggtgctcaagagtgactcctgactctgcagagAGTATTTCTGGCTAGCTTAGGGAAGCATATCtatatatagggtgccagggattcaatctgggtcggccatgtgcaaggcaagcgcactCCctaatgtgctctctctctggctcaggCTTGTTTTTATctacccccggcagtgctcagggtctgggagaccatatagggtgccaagtattgaacctgggtcagttgcatacaaggccttccctgctgtgctgtctttctggctTCCCAGCTCAATGCtctgggcttgctcctggcagtgcctacGTACCCttgagatgccaaggattcaaATCTGGGATTCCTGTGTGCCAAGCACCCCCCAACCCTGGGCCTTTGAGCTGTTTCCCTACCCCTGGGTACACCTTTGTTGGGGAAATAAGAAGATTGAAGCCTGGCGGGGCTGTCACCCAAGAGCACCATCCCGCCTGTCACAGGAGGAGCAAAGTCTCTTCCTTCTATAGCTCCGGGGTCCGAGCTGAGTGGCCTTTGGAGCCCAGAAGGGCGTTGGACTCTTGTTGCTGACAAGACTTTATAATCTGTTTATTTTTCCCCTGGTtcgatcacacccagctgtgccaatggcactatgcagtgccagggatggaacctgtggctcccacatgcaaagcatatgccccaGCCCTGTGAGCCCACTTGGCTACAATCACAGCATTTACAAGGTCAGTGGCCAGGTGGCTGCCTTCTCCTGGCCCTGCCCTGCTGTCCCGCCTGCTGCAGCTCAGGgaaatcttccttcctttcccgcTGCCTCCTGAGAGACCAGAGCTGGCCTCAGATGTCTGTTTGCCTTCCTTCCTCAGAGCTCTTTGTCTACCTCTTTGGGCCCTGACGTGGGGAGGATACAGTGCTGGACTCAGGGCAGCCTTGATCAGAGCAGAGTCACAGAGCTATAAAGTCCAGCCCAGAGTAAACCACTCGTGTGTACAGCTGTTGTAGGCACAGTCCATGTGGCCATGGAGGAGGTTGGGGAACCCATCTCTCCCTCTCCTAGCTTGGGGCCTGGTGAACTAACCCTCGATAGAACAAGGCACCAGCTCAAGTCGGGGTTTCTGGTTTCCTTCAGGAGATAGGATGTCAAGGAGCTGTTTGCCACCTGCAGGCCTATCCAGGCAGGGTGGTGACCAGCTGCTCTGCCGGCACCACCACCCAGATTCTTTGGAAGTGGTTGGAAGTGGTGCCCTAGATGCATCGGCAAACAGGAGGGGTGGGGCCGGCGGGCCTGGAGTGGCTGCAGGAGAGGAAGTTCCTTTCAAtgtgtttcagggccacacctgaccaTGCTTGGGGAATCGTGCAGGGCCAGGTTCGAATCCAGGCCTGCTGCACTCCAAGTATGTGCTGAGCCCTGTACTAATAAATAGCAATTAGACacaggggagggcacttgccttgcatgcggctgatctgggttcgaccAGTGGCATCCCATGTAGCACCTCCCCCCAGTGTactctcaggagtaattcctgagtgtcacacATGAGGCCCCCTGTGACTGGGGTCAGGAGATAGTTCAgaagtgaaggcacttgccttgtatgtggctggcctgATGTGATACCCactgagccctgagtactgccaagtgtgcaGCTACAGAACAAGGCCTAGAAACTGGGGTAGGGTTCAGTTCGATGGTAGAGTGTGTGACTCGCATGGAAGGCCTTGGCACCGTCCctaaaggagaccccagaaaGTCCAGCATCTCCTGGCCAGTACCACAAAGTTTTTTGTGAGTTcatgcctctggcaggctgggctATCCTTCCTGCATTGTACagatgggaaactgaggctgatagaAGCCCCTGCCAGGCCCATCCATCCGGCATTGAGCAAACAGGATAGACTAGGGTTTggattccccaagcaccaacaaGTGTTTCGGTGTTCCCAaatcagaaacacacacacacactaaatagCCTCATGCTTAACTTCCCACGTGGCCGTATCAGTTCCGAGTATTCTCTATGGATCAGTCCCACATCCATCCAAGGCAAGGCAACCCTCCTCTCCACCATGCCAAGCGAGCTAGGGccgagccatagcacagcagggaaggtggctaatcttgcacgcagctggcctgggttcaatccccaggacctcTGAGCCCGccaggtgattcctgagtgcagaaccgggAGTATTTACTTCTAAACATCACTAGGTAGGTgggcccaaaccaaaaccaaacctgGTAGAGGAAACTGAAGCACAGGGAGGTTAAGCCCCCTATCCCAGGCCTCAAAGCAGCAGAGGGCAGAGCCTGGACTGGACAGTATCCTCTTCCTGCAGGTGGTGGGCAGCTCCCTCCTCTTCGTGCATGACCACACTGGCCTGGCTAAGGTCTGGATGATCGACTTCGGCAAGACAGTGGCCCTGCCAAACCACCAGACACTCAGCCACAGGCTGCCCTGGGCCGAGGGCAACCGCGAGGACGGCTACCTCTGGGGCCTGGACAACATGATTCACCTACTGAAGGGCCTGGCCCAGAGCTGAGCGCTGTGTTGGCTAGAAGATGCCGCCAGATGGGGGGTCCGGAGAGTAGATGCCTGCCCTCCCCATGACCTCTGGGGGTCGTCAGGGTGAGGGGCTGTAGGCAGGGGTCTGACCAGTCTACTGTCCTAGGGAGGCCTGTGTGGTGTTGCCAGGCCAGGCAGAGGCCCAATTTCATGAGCTCGTGGTGCTGCCCATGGCTGGGGCTTAGTTTACCCATCGTGCCCTCAGAGACAGACTCCAGAGCTGCTGCCAACCGACCCGTGGCCTGTGCCGAGTGGGAGCCATTCATGCTGCAGGCTGCCACCCCTCCAGGCTGCCTGTGGCAGGAGGATGGGAGGCTTTGTCAGTGTGGGGGGGCCCCTCCCCACCTCCAGACATGGGCCTGGGAGTGCTGCTGGCTTGACTCCAGGCTCACATCTGGTCTAAACCAAAGATGCCATCCCTGGGGTGGGGGAGTCCCCCTTCGAGACCCCATAACTGGCCCAGGGGAGGGACTGGGGGGGGGTCCATTTTCTACTGCCCATCTTTGTACTTATTTATATAGCCGGATGCTACTGGTAGACAGGAATGTGGGGGGCAAAGGGCAAGATGGTGCTGCAGTGCCTTCCGagacccccccctcccccccaataaaCAGCACAACTGAAGTCAGCTTGGTGGAGCTTTCCTTTGGCATCTGGGGATCGTGGGCTCCAAGCTCCTGATTTGAGCCTTACTATTGGTGGGGGAGTGAGGGAGGATACATCGGGTGCTTAATacccgggggtggggtggaggtggggtaCTGAGGGGTTGGGGACAGGGGCTCCCCAAACTGTCCCACTGTTTCTGCAGCCTCAGCTGGAGTGGAGGCACATGTGGAGGGGTTCGGCAAGGGTGGGTCAGAGAGCACTTAATACTTGGGATCAGGAAACCAGGATGAAGTCAAGGCTTGAGAATGGATGGGGGGTGAGGGGGCAGGTGACACCCCTAAAGGCTTTCTAGCTGGAGGTTCTGAGATTCCCCCATCATTCAGGGGCTCTGAACATGTGGCATCTTGGGTGTAGCAGGCTAGAGGCTGGAGCCCTACGGTGTAAGCAACAGGGCCTGGCCACAAAGGCCAGCCCGAACCCCGCCCGCGGGCACCACATACATGCGGCCATCAGCAGCCCTGGCAGGCGAGAAGTCAGTCAACTGCTGGTTGCTATCACGGACGTGTTCGTAGTCCCACAGGTGGTAATGCCAGCTCTTGCCCTGCTTGGCTAGTAGGTAGACCAGGCCAGGGCCTTCATCCTCTGGCAGGGGTGGGAGTGGAGGGTCTGTGCCGGGTGTTGGCAGGAACAGGCCGGGCAGGTCGGGGTCCTCGGTATAGCCCAAGTCTGGCACTCTGGGCACTCCCAGCAGGACGCCTAGGTGAGGAAAGGCTGCAAGTGAGGCCTACAGACGCCCCTTGGTCCCTGTTAGAGACACGGGTAGAAGAGGCTGGACACTCTCTCCAGGAGGGCACTACAGCAGCTGGTGCAGGAGGCTGAGGGGGCCAAGAGCTGCTGTGGGATGGGGGAGATGCCATAAGCCACTCCTGAGGCAAggggcactgccaggtgggcAGCTCTGGGAGCTTCTGTGTCCCCAACTTCCAGAGAAAGATGGGGAAGTCCGGGCATACAGAGTGCCTGAGACCCCTGAGGGCAGACGGAGGGCCTCAGTGGTGAGGATGTGGGGGTCAGGAGGAAGACCTGGGGGGTCATACCCACCTGCGCTCACTGCCCAATGGGCCTTGTGGCCCTGCCGCTGGCACGGCTCATGGTTGAAGTCCTCATCGTAGCTGGTGTTGGGGTCAAGGACAAAGCTGCGGAACAGTCCCCTTTTCCCTGCTCCCCTCTGCCCCCCTATACCCAGCCTTGGATACGGGATGAGCAGCGGGTGTCCAGCGAGCAGATGCTGCAGGACGCGGTCTCGGTTTGGGGGACCCAGGCCACCGCGGAGCAGCTCAGCACTGCAGCCCAGCACCTCCTGGGCCAGCTTGCCCATGTCAGCCACTGTGAGATGGGCAGAGGGGCCCAGAGAGGGTGAGCCCCAACATGCTAGTCTATTGGGGAGGGAGACAAGCACAAGGAGTCCCCTTGGCCTCCCCAAGCCTCCCTAAGCCCCTTGAAGGTCATTGAGTGCAACTCACCAGAGAACATCTCCCCCTGGGCAGTGAATCCCCTCTCCCGGGCTACCTGTACCAGTCTCTCCAGGGGGACGCCACTGGGGGGCACCAGGAGGGCGCCCGCCATCCACAAGGCCACCAGCCCACACCTGTGAAGACAGGCCAGCCCCTCAATCTGAGGGCATCTCCTCAGCACCCCTCACCTGGCCCTCCCAGGCTGGAGTGTGGGGACCTGGCTGTAAggctgggggtggagtggggttcTGAGGGGCTGGGCCATCACCAGCATTACTCAGAGTGGTGCCTTTACACTCTCCTTCATTCTTTGTAGCTGCTAAAGTGCAGGCTCGCCCTGCACTCCCATCCCCTCTCCTGGGTGGGGATACAGGGCATATATTGAGGGGTCCCCTCCCCCTGGTCCCCTCACCTACTGGGGGCCTTCCTGGATGAGGGACGGCAGGTCAGCGCAGAAGAGAGTCCACTGCAGGTCATTCCTGAAACTGAACACAGCATCCTGGGTCTGGCTGGGAGCCCAGTGCTGAGTGGTGACGCAGGAGACATGAGGATGTCTCAGCCACTGTCACTGACAAGGTCTTCCTCCCCCACTTGTCCATGTGCAGTCATCAGGGCCTACATAGAACTGCTTTTGTGGTTTTggcttggaggccacacccagccgtgctcagggcttgctcctgactctgcactcagggatcatgcctggtggacTCAGAAAcgatgcaatgctggggattgacctcaggtcagtcatgtgctagGAAAAGCCTCCCTGCTCAGGCCCCTTTAGTCCCCCCTCTTCTGAACCGTGGGTTACCAGTTCCTCTCTGATAGCCTCTGGCTGGCCTGGATTTTTTAACAGCTCCTACTGGATAGGATAGTCCTTGAGAGAACTCAGCCATGGAAACTAGAAAACAGCGCATACTGCTAGGCATTGCAAATTAATTCCATAGGGGGGGTGCACCCAGGTTGCCATCTGGAGCTGAGTAGAAACTTGTTTGGGGAGCTGGATGTTTCTTCTGGACATCTGGGAGCCACTTCTCCCACTCCCCTCAGCAGCGCATGTCCTCATGAAACCAGGGCTCCACAGCCTTAGCTCAAGCCTGGTTGGGGTTTCCTCTGATCTCTCTGGGGTCTCTTGACTACTGACTGCCTTGCCAAGCCGTTCCATGCAATATTCCCCCACCCTTGGTAAAAGAAATATCTGTGAGACAAGAGACgtgaagaaatagtacaatgggcagggcatttgccgtgcatgcagccgATCGGGTTTGATCACCAGTGGGCTTCCCATATCCCCTAAAcatactctgagcacagagccaggagtaacccttgagcatctctgggtatgactccaaaacaaacgaacagggcctggagagatagcacagcagtgtttgccttgcaagcagccgatccaggaccaaaggtggttggttcgaatcccggttccccgtgcctgcaggagctatttctgagcagatagccaggagtaacccctgagcaccgccgggtgtggcccaaaaacaaacaaacaaacaaaaaaaccaaacgaacaaaataaaaacagtaattaaaagtctaacagaggggccagagagatagcacagcggcgtttgccttgcaagcagtcgatcttggacctaaggtggttggttcgaatcccggcatcccatgtggttctccgtggctgccaggagcgatttctgagcagatagccaggcataacccctgagcaccgccggctgtggcccaaaaaccaaaaaaaaaaaaaaaaaaaaaagtcgaacagaaaaaaatgaaaagaagaaaaaaataaagatttgcaGGGAGAGCTCCATGGCTTCAAGCACCTGCTTGTGATGTTGTGAGTTAAACACCCAGTGTAAGTCACATATACTAAGGATGGTTCGACAAGCACGCTATGGGGCCTCCCAGGCTGTAGTGGGTGTTTAATGTCTAATCCACCACAGTCAGGGAACATATGAGAGCCATAACAGACAAAAAGGGGAGCAGGCAAAGAATTAGCACAgcaagtaaagtgcttgctttgcaagcagctgacctagtttcaattcccagcacctcatagggttccccaagtcccaccaggagtgatccttgagtgcagagctaggagtcagccctgagtatcatGGGCTGAGGCCACCAACCTTCCCctgcaaaaaacaacaaaacaccccTAAAACAGATGGGGCATgtccagagagacagtatggTAAGTCCTATATATATGTTTATCCACGTTTGGTTCCCAGGACTTCAGAGTACCACGAGGAGTAATATCTaagtccagaaccaggagtaagccctgagcaaaggaGCCACCATAACAGAAGTGAGACAGAGTGAGACAGGGGACCCTACCGATCCTTGTGCAGCTTCAGGAGCCTCTTCACGTCCTCTTTGCTTCCAGGGAGCGGGCCCGTCTTCTCCAAGGCTTCCTTCAGAAGCCGGCTCTTCTCCAGGCCGAAAACATGGGGGGGAGCAACCCCCATAGTTAGGGGTGGAGGAggcagtgggggtgggggaatagtGACCTCAAGAACAGAGGGAGGAGGTGGGACAGCTGGATCAGAGGTATCTGGGGGGAGGAGAGATGGTGGAGGAGGAATGGTAGGGGCCTGGGGTGCAGGGGCTCCTGGGGGAAGGATTGGGGGCTTTTGAGGAGTGCATGGTGAGATCATTTTGGGGTTCTATGGCATCTAGAAAAGAACTCCAGAGGGAAGTGTCTAAAAAGTTATCTTCTGGTGGGAGGTGATTAGAGTTGAGTTCTAGAATTTGGGGGTCGGACAATGAGATCGTCAAGAATCAGGGGTGTCATCTGTAAGTGATGGGAATAGCAACTAGCGCCAACCTCTGAAAGGAGCTGAAATTGCTCCCACTTTTTCTTCCGGGTTAGAGGTGTCAAGTATAAGATGGGGTTCACTCGGGGATCCTAAAGCACAGAAATTTGTGAGGTTTGTGCAAAATCTGCGCCTAGAAGCACGGGTCGAGAAACCCCAAGATTTCGACTCAACCCTTCTTCCCCCACATTCCAGTGCCCCGAGTCCAAACACTTGGAGCTGACCTTTGAGTTCAAAGTTCAGAGGTCAAGAGGTCAGAGGGCACCAGGGGTGGTGGAAAAGCGGTCCGTTTGTGGAGAAGGCCCTGAAATCGGCGGGCTTAACAGGAACAGGTCTTCTTCAGACCTGGGAAAGCTGAGAGCTAGATGATGCGGAGGCGCCTGCGGGGCGCAGGGGGCGAGGCGAGGTCGGAGCGTGGGGGAGCAAGGCGCGCCTGCCACCCCGCAAAATGGCCGCCGCCACCTTGCCCGGGTCACGTGGGAGAGGAGCCGCTCGGGCCCGCCCCGCGGGGTCACGTGACAGCGCGGGCGCCtgagatggagaaagaaaaaaaaaaatgacggtCTCCGGAAGTGGCGGCAGCGCGAACCTAGTCACGATTGGCGAGAGCAGCGTAAGGGGCGTGGCTTTTCCCTATTGGTCGGAAGCCCGGGAGGCGGGCCTTATTTTGCCTAGGCGGGAATGCAAGGCTGACTTTGATTGGCTCGGACGAGACCAAATCTGATTGGCTGCTACAGCCAGCTTCTACGCGGTGATTGGCTAAGGGGAAGACAAAGGCGGGGCCAGGACTGAGCGCTTTGTAATCGGTACCCGATTGAGAAAGTAAGCTCCGCTTGTGGGAATTTGTGGTTCTTTTGGCTGAGCTAAGAAAGTGCTGGAGGCCTTCGAATGGAACTTTTTAGCTCCGAATCCTTTCGCATCTAACGTGGGGAAACTATATTCCAATGAGAGAAGCAAGCCAGGGCCTTCCTTCTTGCTTAACTGGCATGGACATCCGGGTTCTTTCTTTCATTGGAGCGTGTGAGCCAATGGAATTCGCCGTTGGCGGGAGCCCCGCCTACGGGCCGCGTGAAGCATCCTGGGAGTTGTAGTACGTCTCTCGAGAGTTCCCGGCACCACGCGGAGGAGGCAACCGGGTTCTTTCTCCCGGCCGCCCGCTTTGGAGGGTGTGAGCCAATGGGATTCTCCAtttggcggaagtcccgcctacGGGCCGCATGATGCGTCCTGGGAGTGGTAGTCCACATCTCGAGAGTGCCCGCCGCACgcggaggaggagcaggaggaggaggagcggggTGAGCGCTCGCTTTCGGGTCTaactttctccctcctttcttccccgcCACGAAGGAGGATTCCTGAGCAGCCACTTGATCCTCCTCGCGTACAGTAAGAGAAGACATTTGAGGGGACCCGGCGGTGCTGCAGTTCCTTTTGGTCCTTCCTCGCGTCTCACTCCATGGCGGTTCCCGAGACTCGCCCCAACCACACGATTTATATCAACAACCTCAACGAGAAGATCAAGAAGGATGGTGAGACGGGGGGCGGTGGGCGAGTTCCAGGTGTTCCTGCACCCCTCTTCACCCCGCCGTCTCCGTTCCCAGCGTCCTCCTCTCCCCGTTGCCCTCCAGCCCCATCTGTTGGAGCCTTTCTCGCGCCGGATGGACCCCCCTCTGCCTTTCCCCTCTCCCAGCTCGTCCCACGTTGTACTGAGTCCCTAGTCCTGATCACCGTTGATCGGGTCCATTAAGAAGCCTTTGGCCCCCCCACTTCCTTGCAGGAACAAGCTCCTGATTGCCCCCTGGATTTCGGGGGACGCTCCCCCTCCCGCCCACCTGCATCCTCCTCCTTGGCTGTGCCTTGgttgattgatttttttcatttcctctccaaGGACCTGGAAAGTCATATTCGTTATTTTTTCCTAAATCTCCGAAactgagaaactttttttttcccaaattaaATTTTCCAAATAGGGACGGAGCAAACAAAACTTGggggctcacacacacacaccacgcccCCGCCGCTGCTTTTTTAACTCTTACTGACTTTTCCGTTCTAACAGGACTTGCCGGAAGCTCAGAATCCATGTTTTTCGTTTCCCAAAGCTTGGAGACTGAGACTACCAGGGCGTGTTATGGACCAAGATTTGCTCAGCTAGAgttggagcccccccccccccagtactgAAAATTGGGCTTCAGACTTAGATGATGGGGGTAACTGCTTGCTCAGAGTTGTAGAGCACTTGAATGTGGGAGCATTAAGCAGGTGGCTCGAGTGgagttcttttccattttttttaattttgattcacacctggctgtgatcaggggttacttctggctctgctctcaggaatcacccctggtgggttcaggggatcaaacccaggtcagccgtgtgcaaggcaagtat
This window of the Suncus etruscus isolate mSunEtr1 chromosome 14, mSunEtr1.pri.cur, whole genome shotgun sequence genome carries:
- the ACTMAP gene encoding UPF0692 protein C19orf54 homolog isoform X2 → MISPCTPQKPPILPPGAPAPQAPTIPPPPSLLPPDTSDPAVPPPPSVLEVTIPPPPLPPPPLTMGVAPPHVFGLEKSRLLKEALEKTGPLPGSKEDVKRLLKLHKDRCGLVALWMAGALLVPPSGVPLERLVQVARERGFTAQGEMFSVADMGKLAQEVLGCSAELLRGGLGPPNRDRVLQHLLAGHPLLIPYDEDFNHEPCQRQGHKAHWAVSAGVLLGVPRVPDLGYTEDPDLPGLFLPTPGTDPPLPPLPEDEGPGLVYLLAKQGKSWHYHLWDYEHVRDSNQQLTDFSPARAADGRMYVVPAGGVRAGLCGQALLLTP
- the ACTMAP gene encoding UPF0692 protein C19orf54 homolog isoform X1, yielding MISPCTPQKPPILPPGAPAPQAPTIPPPPSLLPPDTSDPAVPPPPSVLEVTIPPPPLPPPPLTMGVAPPHVFGLEKSRLLKEALEKTGPLPGSKEDVKRLLKLHKDRFRNDLQWTLFCADLPSLIQEGPQCGLVALWMAGALLVPPSGVPLERLVQVARERGFTAQGEMFSVADMGKLAQEVLGCSAELLRGGLGPPNRDRVLQHLLAGHPLLIPYDEDFNHEPCQRQGHKAHWAVSAGVLLGVPRVPDLGYTEDPDLPGLFLPTPGTDPPLPPLPEDEGPGLVYLLAKQGKSWHYHLWDYEHVRDSNQQLTDFSPARAADGRMYVVPAGGVRAGLCGQALLLTP